ctctttaacttcttcttgttgttgttgttgttgttgttatttataatttatatagttaacctccctgtggttcgatcccgatcttgtcgggttatttattatttcgacactcctgcacttggaagaagacatcaatcttttggtcgtgtcagctGCAAGCTTGAACTCtaaaatcacaattttatttatctaaaaataagtCTAATAATTAAAGTCTGCCTTTCAAAGAGGTTTACAATGTCCTTAAATAAGCTAGAAAACCAGCCTATACTAGGTAATAGAatcaaaatcctaaaatataaaggaaaataacataaaaacatgaaataaaacaagaaattaaggaaaaataaggaaaattagCAAAACAAGATCTTTCTAGCTAAATTTGAGGAAATCCATGTAGCGAATGGACTGATGAACTAAGGCCTCCATGAAACCGGGCCTCAGGAATCTCTTGTAAAAACTTGAGCCTAATCTAatagtcagatcaaaagttatgacccttttaaGCTAATATATTGGTATGACATGATCAGACTTCTTATTGGACCCGACTCTATCTTATTGGtccataaaaacatatattaggTCATTTATGTAATTTGTTTGCGGTAAGTTCACAACTTAGTTATGACATATCCTCATTTGACTACTCAGAATCTCTAGTTTCGAGTGACACTGCTACATCATTCATCCAACAAGAATTATTATTTGCAGATACAATTAACAACATGATAAATAACCTTGCTTGCTACAAAAACTCTCATGCTACTATTTGTTATCAACATCCATGTGAATCTGAGAAAAatatggaaaagaaaatcatggtACCTATCTAAAAAGATGTGATTTCATGGTGATAAATCTAGAGATCGTGGGGTGATTTGAAGGGTAGTGCAACCATAGAGATGCAAATGTATAGAATGGACTCGCTACAAAGttcatgttttctttatttgtgtGTTGATGTCATGTTATTTACTGGTCCAATATATTGCTTCTATTGAGATCCATTAATGATTATTATGACTTGTTCTTGAAAGAAACCacatatttgaatttaattatgacctttatattttagattgcTACTCTTAGATTTGTGCATTCAAGTGCATAGAAACAATGAAATAATTTAAGCTAGGTGCCAACAGCAGCAACAACCAGCTGTCTAGTGTAATTTGTGCTTCGTtatgattataaatttaaagcTGTTTGGTTAATCACGATGGAGTtctattctaaatattttttttttaaaatcttggttaagaaaaaaaatatagtttatcacttttttaaaatttatttttttaattgacaacCATAAAAACTAGCATCGGAAGgtaaacacacacaaaataaaaaagaaaagctaataaacaaaataaacagaaacataaaagagGTTGTTGCTCGGCAGGGATCCAAATTTGACCTTCTTCTTTCCTGGTATGCCACGAACGAGTTAGTCGTCCCAGCTACTAAAAAACTAGAACCTGGTGGCATGATAGTTTTGGTTTCGGCCACGTTCGAGTGCTGTCAGTACCGTTATGATCTTGATGACAGACCATTTCCAAACTGTGACTAGGTCATGAGATGAGGTTATAATTAATAGCGTGTTTCAGTGCAAACcatgttcttttaaattttaattttttttagtaaaagttatttttttttatatgtttagatcgttttgatgtactgatatcaaaaataattttaaaaaaattatttcgatgtatttttgagtgaaagacACTTTAAACTACAACCATTATTATAATCCCAAACAGGAACAAAGTGTGAtcacatgctagttttccattcAACTAGTAGATGGCCTCttgaattttaaagaaaaaatcagaCTAACATCATGttgtatttgatttaaattcaaaGAACGAAGAATTATTCCGTTTCAACGGGAAGGATGCCTAATTATATCTCATAGACAACCATGTGAGAATAAAtctaccaggaaaaaaaaatgctaagtGTAAATAAATTCTAGATttctatataaacaaaaaaaatattctagatTTCTAATTCAGGAAACCCATGAAGAATTTCCTACCAACATGTGATTTGCCTTTATTCATAAACTACTTAATGAATCGCGCGTTATAGACagtttcttaaatataattattcattttcTCTAATGCATCTATAAATATCATACCTTCTTAGATTTAATAATGAAGACGTAAAGatgaaatgatatatataaaatttttttttagtaaaattattaacttaCGTTTACtatgttatatttaattatattatcttcttagcaacaaattatcttttttacaatcctttttaatatgattttgataattaaagaaattatcattttaagttagttaaaaaaattaatgctcaTCATAAGCTCAAGTGAAATATTAATCTCTATTTATTGTTCCAGACATTGGAAATTTAATGGTAGTATAAGTTtaagataaaacaattttttttttcattttgttccgTCATGTTACTTATAATATATAGATATTCGCCATATCTTGTATACTACTACTAAACACAACTTCATCTTCGTGGGTAACACttacaataaaatcaaagctCTAGAACTTGAAGCAGACTCCCTAAATTATCAACGAGAGAACAGAGACTTATTAGCTGATGAATTAATCCAAAGCAACACCATTTCCTCTAGTCTTAGAACCTTGTACAGAATGCAAGAGTCTACCTGGCATCAAAAGTCAAGAGTCCAGTGGTGTAAACTTAGAGATAGAAACACTCGTTTCTTCCATTTATCAGCCACAACAAGaccaaaaaagaatcaaattttcTCTTTGGATGTTGATGGAACAATTTTGACGAAACCTTCTGATGTGAAGATAGTTGTATTCAATTTCTTTAGTAAACTATACTCTTATCATGATAGACCTAAAGCCTCATGCTGTAATCTGGACTTTCTAAAGCTTCAGCCCTCATCCTTGGCTACTTTAGAAATTCCATTCTCTGCAGATGAGATCAGAATTGCTGTATGGGATTGTGAAAGAAACAAAGCTCCAGGCCCTGATGgtattaatttcttcatcatcaagaAAGCATGGAACATTATAGGCGGGGATATTGTCCGAATGGTGGATGAATTCCATCGGACAAACCTTCTTCCTCCAggaattaataacttttttgttACCCTTATCTCGAAGATAAAAGGTGTCAATAGGTTGAAGGATTTTAGGCCTATTAGCTTGGTGGGAAGCCTTTACAAGATCATTTTGAAGCTGCTAGCAACCAGAGTGAAACAAGTTATGTCAGAAGTCATCAGTGATCACCAAAATGCTTTCATTCAAAGGAAGACAAATTCTAGATAGCATTTTGATTGCTAATGAGGCCATTAACTTcataaagaagagaaagggcAAATGATATCTCTTCAAACTAGACTTTCACAAAGCTTTTGATTCTGTTTTATGGGAATATATCAATGAAGTCATGGCTAGTATGGGCTTTGGTAATAGATGGCGAGGCTGGATCATGCAATGCATCTTAATAGCAAAGATGTATGTGCTTGTAAATGGATCCACCATAGAGGAATTTAACTTGGAAAGAGGTTTACGTCAAGGAGAacctttctctccttttcttttcaacatcGCAGTTCAGGGGCTGAGTTGTATGTTGCAGCGAGGTTGTGACCCCTTGTGACCTGGTGTTTATTGAGGGTATCGACATTGGCCAGGGCGGTTTTACTTTATCACATCTTCAGTTTGCGGACGACACAATTATCTTCAGCTCAGCCTTCTTATTCAGCATGCAGAATATTACGTGCATCCTCTTGTGCTTCGAACTAATGTTGGGTCTAAAAGTGCACTTTTCTAAAAGCAGTATCTTTGGTGTGGGTATAGAAGATCACGTTTGTGACTACACTTCCCAGATTCTTCGATGTAAGCAGGAGCACCTCCCTTTCAAATATCTTGGCCTCCCTGTTGGTGCAAACTCGTGTAGATCTTTGATGTGGAATCCTATTATTCATAATATCAGCTATAGGTTGGCTTCGTGAAAAGGTAAGCTCTTATCGATAGGGGGCATATTGTGCTTAATTAAATCTGCCTAAGTAATTTTCCCATctactttctctctctgttCCCTATGCCTGCGATGGTAGcaacatcaattaaaaagaagTTCATATCCTTCTTGTGGTCTGGAAAAGAGGAAGGCAAGAAATTATGCAATGTTAGCTGGTCAACTATTTCTCTACCAAAAAGTGCTGGTGGTCTTGGGATTGGATCTCTAAGGAATAAAAACAAAGCTCTGCTCTTCAAATGGCTATGGAGGTTTGGCTCGGAGGAGTCGAGCATGTGGAAGGATGTGATTAAAAGCATATACAATACTAAATACTCCAAAATAATTCTGCAAGATCATCTCTCAGGCATTGGAAATACATGGTCTTGTATTGTTAATCAATATGTTAAAGATAATAGGCTGCAGGATATTGTGAATCATCAATCTGTGATGTTAGTTGGCAATGGAAAGAGAATTAAGTTTTGGCTTGATGACTGGACAAATAATGGCAGTTTGGTAGAACAATTTCCTGCACTATGTCGGTTATCCAATGATAAAGAAGCAAGCCTTGAAAAAATGGGAAAGTGGGATGGTCATGCATGGTGTTGGTTATTCTCCTGGACTAGACCTTTGTGAGGAAGAAATACTGGTCTACTAGAACAAATGAATACTATTCTCTCGAGAGTGTAATTGGACAAAGAAGCAGAGGATAGACTTGTCTGGAAAGACAACACTACAGGCAAATTCTCAGTTAAGTCTCTCTACGGCTCTTAAATCACAATCCCTCAATGAACATTATTTTCTCCTTTACTGGGATTTAAAGAGGAATCGTCCCCCCTAAAGTCGAGGTCTTTTGCTGGATGgttatcatcaacaaaatcaacACCCGTAGCATGTTGGTCAGAAGAGGCATTTTGATACTTCAACTGCTAACTGCCCTATATACTTAGCTAAGGAAGAATCGGTTGATCATATCCTTATCCATTGCCACAAGCATTAGATCATTTGGTCCACAATCATCAACTGGTGGGGTTTAGCGTGGTGTTGCCCAAAGAACTTGGCAGCCCTTTTCTCATAGTGGGACTCTTTGGTCTCTggcaaatttaagaaaaaaacatggttgaTGTTGTTCTTCTCAGTGGCTTGGTCTCTTTGGCTTCTCCATAATGATGTGATCTTTAAGAATAAGATCCCAGACTATGATACTCTGTTCTTCCTTATTATTACTCGGCTTTGTTTATGGATAAAGGCTATAGACCTTGATTTTCCTTACTCGGCTTTGTTTATGGATAAAGGCTATAGACCTTGATTTTGCAGAAGGACTGATTCAATGGGACTAATATGCAAAAACTGACTTGTGTTATGTGGCCTGCTCCTATGGCTAATAGCTTCAAATGGAATGTGGACAGATCCTCTCTCGGAAAGCCTGGCCCCTCAAGATAGGTGGTGTTTTGCGGAATCACAATGGaatttttcttggtattttctCTCTGCCGGTTGGGATTTTAGATTCCAATGTAGCAGAGCTGAGAGCAGTtgtcaaaattattaaactatcGGCCTCTAATTGCCTCATGCATCATAagtatattattattgaatctCACTCTGTCAATGTCATTAGCCGGATGAATAACCCTCATAATAGGCCTTGGCTTTATCATAAACTATTCTCCTCAGCTAAGAGACTAGCTTCATGTTTTGGTTCAATCACCTTCTCTCACTCTTTTCGTGAGAGTAACCACATGGCAGACCACCTAGCTAAACAGGGAGTGCATAGAAATCTGATTTTGCTGCTTGGCTCTGAATCAGTCAGATGATCTGCGGGTGCTCTGTAGTCTACTGCAGTTTTGCGGTTCTTGGGGCAGTGGTAAGTTTCTCAGGCAGGGATCCGGCTCAGTTAGTTTTTGCTTGCAAAATTCAAGTTACTGTTTCTGTGTGTAGTCATCTGGCTTCTGGAGGGAAGGATCAGAAATGTAATCGCTACAGCCTACAGAATTTATGCCATGAATAGTATCTTATCATGATCCTTCGCGCGAGTTGCCCTGCAAAATGCTTGTTCACGTCCAGAAGATGAAGGGTGGTAAGAAACGACCCTGATTGGTGTGATAGAATAATCTGTTTTTTGGGGAGGATCATCTCAGCAGAGGCGATCCGAATTTTCATAGCAGACTCTGATGTTTCATAGCATTTCATGGAGTTTGGGAATCTCCGGTTCAGACAGCTTATTGTTTCATCTTATCTCCCTGTGTGCTTTTATGTTAAGATCTCATGTGATGACAGGGCAAGCTTATGCTTGATTAATTATATCagcttctttcaaaaaaaaaaaaaaaaaaaaaaaacacaacttcatCTTCCTCGTCTCATTCTCTCTCTATCTCATATGTTTCTATCATTTCTATCttaaaacaataaccaaatacTATTAATTTATGGATGGAtttcaattccaaaaaaaaaacattatgaccTCATGAATTTCTTGTAATCTTTAACCATTAATGTTTACTTCCAAGAATCTTTATCATTTTgacctcaagaaaaaaaaagagagcataaGCACTAGTTCTACTACTTGGTTTCGCTATTGTTGGATCCATGAGTTCAATTTTAAGTTTGCTTGTCCATTCAATGctaatagttaaaattttgagatgAGCTTAATCTCGAGATAATTGATCCCAAGCCAACAATAATAAGCAAGGAGCCCATGCCAACTTTTTTTGCTTCTAACCACCTGCTACAATTAACAACAATGCTCAATTACTCAGATTTATTAAACAATCAGGCTTGTCTTACAATATTATTTGTCGATCAACAAATTGGTGCATCACCTTACCCAAGGATGCATCGAACAACAAGAAAGCTAGAGCCATACGGCTTGCTTTTCACATATGAATTGAAACGAGCAACAAGATGTAAGAGCTCACTACCGTGACCAAACATGATGACTCTCTCTCTGGACTTGACACTGAAATGGTCTGAATGAAGCTGCAAGCAAGAACCTTACATGGATATTCCAAATAACAAGTGCTTTCAATGCAAGTAGAAGCTAATCCTCCATTGGTTTTTAGTTGCTTGAACATCATAACGTCACTTTCCATCTAATACAGATATTTCTACACAACCCTCCATCAACAGGACACTTCTCCACATAAAAGTGGTGAACGCAAAGTAACCTTCATCATGATAAATTGTGTGGGTGACGGTTAAAACTCTGCCACTATGCAAATGTTATGATTAAATTGGCAAGTAGGCGTACAAAATCCCATAAACCACAATTCTGAAAATCTCCAGGGAAAGAAAAGAACCCTCTTTTGGGC
This region of Populus trichocarpa isolate Nisqually-1 chromosome 9, P.trichocarpa_v4.1, whole genome shotgun sequence genomic DNA includes:
- the LOC112328675 gene encoding uncharacterized protein LOC112328675, producing MQESTWHQKSRVQWCKLRDRNTRFFHLSATTRPKKNQIFSLDVDGTILTKPSDVKIVVFNFFSKLYSYHDRPKASCCNLDFLKLQPSSLATLEIPFSADEIRIAVWDCERNKAPGPDGINFFIIKKAWNIIGGDIVRMVDEFHRTNLLPPGINNFFVTLISKIKGVNRLKDFRPISLVGSLYKIILKLLATRVKQVMSEVISDHQNAFIQRKTNSR